A genomic stretch from Bacillus sp. N1-1 includes:
- a CDS encoding DUF3231 family protein produces MKTILRSMLSILQSHTDSEPKSPLHVGEVMNCWTAFAIFKEAQVFYRMALNTTEDEQLKKKTQEIFDASVKDQNKLKHFLIKEGVPLPPTSQVKPDSSSETIPMGVKLTDDEIANGISLKLASVNVLCATTVSQSIRTDVGLMFLEFQTHILLFAADFKTLMEKRGWLKSPPPYLPPGAPTQKP; encoded by the coding sequence ATGAAAACAATTTTAAGATCTATGCTTAGCATTCTCCAATCTCACACAGATAGTGAGCCTAAATCACCGTTACATGTCGGTGAAGTGATGAACTGTTGGACAGCTTTTGCGATTTTTAAAGAAGCTCAAGTTTTTTATCGAATGGCATTAAATACAACCGAGGATGAACAATTAAAGAAAAAAACACAGGAGATTTTTGATGCGTCTGTTAAAGATCAAAATAAATTAAAACATTTTTTAATAAAAGAAGGCGTTCCTCTCCCACCAACATCTCAAGTAAAGCCTGATTCATCCTCAGAAACGATTCCAATGGGGGTAAAGCTAACGGATGATGAAATTGCAAACGGGATTTCACTGAAGCTGGCCTCTGTGAATGTCCTCTGTGCAACGACCGTTTCTCAGTCCATTCGAACCGATGTTGGGTTAATGTTTCTTGAGTTTCAAACGCACATCCTTCTGTTTGCTGCGGATTTTAAAACGTTAATGGAAAAGAGAGGATGGCTGAAATCTCCACCACCTTATCTACCCCCTGGCGCGCCAACTCAAAAGCCGTAG
- a CDS encoding thermonuclease family protein has translation MTYKLVPYLLILLFLSACSFSTSNNEIPENTIPATVDRVVDGDTLKVTLEEREETIRLLLVDTPETKHPSKPVQPFGPEASDFAKNQLEGKKVGIEIDVSERDKYGRLLAYVWIGDQMFNEMLLEEGLARVAYIYQPNVKYVDHFQKIQRQAQEEGKGIWSIEDYVQDEGFDEEPETNDSPTEEKSSSDGCQIKGNINSKGEKIYHVPEGSYYEMTKAEEMFCTKNEAEEAGFRPSSR, from the coding sequence TTGACATATAAACTAGTGCCTTATCTTTTAATATTACTCTTTTTATCTGCCTGTTCTTTCAGCACTTCCAATAACGAAATTCCTGAAAATACAATTCCAGCAACAGTGGATCGGGTCGTAGATGGTGACACTCTAAAAGTAACCCTAGAAGAGCGAGAAGAAACAATCAGACTTCTACTTGTCGATACACCTGAAACGAAGCATCCTAGTAAACCTGTCCAACCATTTGGACCTGAAGCATCAGATTTTGCAAAGAACCAACTTGAAGGAAAGAAGGTTGGAATCGAAATCGATGTTTCAGAACGTGATAAGTACGGCAGACTTCTTGCATACGTATGGATCGGTGATCAAATGTTCAACGAAATGCTTCTTGAAGAAGGGCTAGCGAGGGTCGCATACATTTATCAACCAAACGTAAAATATGTTGATCACTTTCAGAAAATACAGCGACAAGCTCAAGAAGAAGGGAAAGGCATTTGGAGCATAGAAGACTATGTTCAGGATGAAGGGTTTGACGAAGAACCAGAAACAAATGATTCTCCCACTGAAGAAAAATCCTCTTCCGACGGGTGCCAAATAAAAGGAAATATAAATTCAAAAGGCGAAAAAATTTATCATGTTCCTGAGGGATCCTACTACGAAATGACCAAAGCAGAAGAAATGTTTTGTACGAAAAACGAAGCAGAGGAAGCTGGTTTCCGTCCATCTTCCAGGTAA
- a CDS encoding hotdog fold thioesterase: MEFANTMLEALGIKAITLTPEKVVLEMPVGPSTHQPLGYLHGGASVALAESAASIGGTLNLNSENEATFGMEINANHLRSKKDGVVRAIAEPIHIGRRTMVWEINIVDEQEELICISRCTLAVKRY, from the coding sequence ATGGAATTCGCAAATACAATGCTAGAGGCACTCGGAATCAAAGCCATTACACTAACACCTGAAAAAGTCGTTCTTGAAATGCCAGTTGGACCGAGCACTCATCAGCCACTCGGATATCTTCACGGAGGTGCATCCGTTGCACTTGCAGAGTCAGCCGCAAGCATCGGTGGCACGCTTAACCTTAACTCAGAAAACGAAGCCACTTTCGGAATGGAAATCAACGCCAATCACCTACGTAGCAAAAAAGACGGCGTTGTCCGAGCCATCGCTGAGCCTATCCACATCGGACGTAGAACAATGGTCTGGGAAATCAACATCGTCGACGAACAAGAAGAACTAATCTGCATATCCCGCTGCACCCTAGCCGTTAAAAGGTATTAA